The window TCTGTGTATGGTTGAAAGGCAATTCAATGTGAAAGTCAGAATGATAAGATCTGACAACGCATTAGAATTGGGAAAAGGTACGCAAGAGGTAGCTTTCTTAGCTTCAgaaggaattctacaccaactATCTTGTGTAGCAACTCCTCAACAGAATGGAATTGTTGAAAGGAAGCATAAACACCTTTTAGAGATTGCAAGAGGGTTAATGTTTCAATCCAAGCTACATATGTCCTATTAGGGTGAATCTACCCTAACTGCCACACATCTTATTAATAGGATGTCTTCTAGTGTTCTTAAAGGAAAGACACCATATGGGGTTTTATTTCAAGAGAAACCTAAGTATGATCATTTATGGAATTTTGGATGTCTCTGTTATGCCTCAacaatagttaaatgaataaaagaaaaataaataaacaacagtctataatttttctacaatttctgcagtATAATGTATGTtatgtcttctttttcttcttcttcgagtttcaatatgaaattcagccaaaaccaagtctaatcttcaccaaaacccttcaaaattgagatataaactccaaaccatattcccaattattttcaacaatacccaatccaaacaaatagtgatttttgaaaacccaaattcgaattcaaagctttttaatggctgtcaatggtggaattgctgctctcttttccttttgctttgtatttgatttctataattttttcgaATGTATCGATCATTAATTGATGTGCTATTGTAGAAATCAATAGACTATAACTCGCATCCTCATCGACTACAATGTCATCGACCTGAAATTCTCTAAATCTCCCATagctatcccaattcccattcagtTGTGGCATAATTGAGATTTTGGACATAATTGCATTTGTtgcagaagaattatagaagatTTAGccatttttgatttgtgaaatcagAAAAAATGTTGAAACACAATGTATCGTAAAAACAGAACGTGATTTGCGTTGTAaaatatctggaagaatatttaatTCCCCAATATTTGCGCGCCTAAATAAGGAAACCTGCAGCTATAATGATTTCTTATCTAATGAATTGTCTATATtttgtagaaatactattagcatgcgggtaatatgcaaactatgaatatatttggtaatatagttttcctatatggtataggaacgaaaatatccctttttaaaaaagttttgcAAGTTAGCAGGCCTTAGAACCGACGGGCCGTGACCCAAATACAGGACGGGTCGGTGAGCCCAAAAGATTACACCATTTCAAAGAAGTCTTCACTCAAAACCTTTTGAACGACCTCAGCTCAAAACCCTAGTGGCACATAGCATTCAACCGCCAACTGGTAATCTTCTTCCCACACAACCATTATTGCCATGGCGGGAGGGAAGATGAGGAGAGACAAGCCCCACCGTGGTGCATCAGCCGGCGGCTCAAATCCTCACTTCCAGGGAGGGATATCGTTCCACAAATCCAAGGGTCAGCACATTCTGAAAAATCCTCTATTGGTTGACTCTATTGTCCAAAAAGCCGGAATTAAATCTACGGATGTCATCCTCGAAATTGGTCCTGGTACCGGTAATCTTACTAAGAAGCTTCTAGAAGCCGGAAAGTCAGTTATTGCTGTTGAGCTTGATCCTCGTATGGTTCTCGAATTGCAACGAAGGTTTCAGGGTACTCCTTTATCTAACCGACTCAAGGTATCTTATTTTATTTCATCAGTTTTTTTCCTGTAAGATATTTATTGCTTAAAGGACCTTAAGTGTCAGTTGAAATAGCTCATAATTGAAAGAAAGGATGAATGACAATGGATTGGGTGTTGTTAAGGTATAGCATAACCATTATCCAATTTTTCCACCCACTAGTTGGACTGCTCCGTCCTTGCTGTATTGGCTTATACGTGTAATCAGGCCAATAACACTTTTAATGATTAAACTAAGAATAGAAAccaaaataaaaacacaaatttaAGTTAAAGTCATTTCATGTTCTCCCAAGATTTAGGTGATGCGGTTCTATCtgcattataaaatataaaagtaattgcTAAGATTTCTTTTTAGTTGAGTAAATGTATAAAAGAGGATACTTATATGTACTGCGGGTGTAGTAGGGTAGAGggtataaattttttaaaatttagctACCCGTATATTTGAGGCTGACTAAATTTTTAATCATCAGCCTTAACTTTAACCCCAAATTGTTTTTAAAAATGAGATTCAAATTCCATCCGTACTTGGTGGCTTTGAGATATCACTTGTCTAGTTGCCTTATTATTTGAAAAAGAGATCAGTTGTCTAGTTAAATTCTGTTGGTTAACTGAATTTTGTGGAAGTTTTTGCGAAGCTATAATGTGTATATTGTTCTTATTTTCAATTAAATGCATGTCCCATCATATATGTGTACATTGGGGTGCCGAAGCTGTTCTGATCTTCTGATCTTCTGGCCTGCAGGTTATACAAGGGGATGTTCTCAAGTGTGATCTCCCTTACTTCGACATTTGTGTTGCTAACATCCCATATCAAATATCATCTCCTCTTACCTTCAAGTTATTGGCTCATAGACCTCTATTCAGAGCTGCAGTAATAATGTTCCAGAGAGAATTTGCTATGAGGCTTGTTGCTCAACCGGGTGATACTCTTTATTGCCGCCTTTCTGTGAACACCCAGCTGTTGGCTCGAGTATCGCACTTACTCAAGGTAGGAAAGAATAATTTCAGGCCACCGCCGAAGGTTGATTCTTCTGTAGTTAGAATTGAACCTAGAAAACCACTTGCTCCTGTCAATTTTAAGGAGTGGGATGGTTTGGTCAGGATCTGTTTCAACCGGAAAAACAAAACTATAGGTTCTATTTTTAGACAAAAATCCGTACTCTCTTTACTGGAAAAAAACTATAGAACTTTGCAAGCATTACAACTCGCTGAGAATGTTCCTTCAGAGGATGTGGAAATGGCGTTGGATGTATCCGCCTTGGGAGAGACATTTGGAGACTTGAGTATGGATGCTGATGATGAGAaggatgatgacgagatggaggTGGATGATGGTGACGCTAAAAGATCTGAATTCAAAGAGAAAGTTTTGGCAGTGCTAAAGGAAGGCAAATATGAGGATAAGAGATCTTCCAAGCTCACACAAGCAGATTTCATGCACCTACTTTCTCTATTTAACAAGGCTGGCATACATTTTTCTTGATTGAAGGGGCAACCAGTTATATGAGCTTATTGTTTCTTTCCGGTCATGCATGTTTGTGCTCTTTCTCCTCATGGAGATTCAATTTTGTTTCCGTTATAATGTTCTAAAAGCTTGAAATTTGTAGATAATTTGGACTTATTGTTTTGCGATATGGTGGTTTTGAATGAAATTAGAAGATCCTCTCCTCTTTGTAATATGGACTTTCTCAAGATTTGCCTCTTGTTGCACCATTAAAGTCAATGTTGAACGCCTTTTCCTGTACTGCGTTGTTGGTTAAGAACCATGCTACTGCCTCTATGGTTATAAACTGAAGTTCTCGGTTTTGTATTTACCGTCATCATAGTGACATACGTGAAGCAGAATTTACAATATAGTGTGTCATACCTAATGGTTAAGTAATTTTTTGTTCTGTTAGGAACTTCCAACCGAATAGATATAGCTTTCTCCAATGTTTTGATCTTAGATTGAAAAGGCTGATCtagtttgaattaatttttgtcTGACCAAATATTACTTGTCGAGTTTTGACGTATGATGTTAGAACCAGTATGAAATTGCGAAAGCAGGGAGACCTAAGTGGATCCAGAGTTGGCCAAACAGAACAAACTCACCCCTTAAACAGATAGCTGCATTTTCCGAGGCAGATTAGAAATTGACGACAACCAAGATCTTATTCATGAGCTGAGAACAGTGGTTTTCTGCTGAACTTAACATTTCAGCGGCATAATGTCGCTTGGGTAGAATTTATGTACCGTACTGGGAGGATGGGAGGGTTCAAGAAGAAAATCAATTGATCACGCAGTTACTCGTACGCTACCTCAGTTTGACAGGTTCTGCTCTTATATATATAGTTTCACTGTTATTACATAGTTAGGATGAAATAAAGCAGTCTCCTAGCAAGGAGTACCAGCTTGAAGCAAAGATATTATTACATCAACTTCGTATAAATGATGCGATCCATACGGTGGAACTTCGGCAAAAGAATAGTAGCCAGCATATGTTATTACCATGAACTAGCAGGAATGATGTGTTATGACCAAAACATTTCTTTGAGCTTCTCCTCCTTTGCAATTATAAGGCATCAGTAAAGCGGCCTCTTGGTGTCACAAAGTGGAGTTTGTGAACTGAGATTGGTGTATATTATCCATTTTCACTATCGACTGGCAATGTTCCCGGAAAATTAAGGTTAGAGGTCATTCTTCATCCTTGTCTAATGATGTTGAAAGAAAGCTCAAAATGAAGTCATCAATATCCCCTTCAAGCACAGAATCAGGATCTGAAACCTCATAATTTGTCCGGAGATCTTTCACCATGCGATAAGGCTGCAAACATGATACAGAGCAGTTATGATGACTACATGAACCATAGATATGCAGGTAAAATGAAAGGTTAAACTGTACGAAAGCATACATGGAGCACATAAGAACGTATTTGGTTGCCCCAGCTAATCTCAGTGAGAGACTGGGTATGTTCTGCAGTCACTTGAGCCTGCCGTGCCATCTCAAGTTGGTCCAAGCGTGACTGAAGCACAGCCATGGCAGAAGCCTTGTTTAAATGCTGTGACCTAATGTTTGAACGAAGAGCAATAAAAACTTCATTTCTGTCCTTCTGTTTTCCAATGGAAATGAGAGAAGCTTTCGTATACATTTTCCACCAGAATGGATGCTTACCTTTCATTCTGACAAGAGGCAGTAATGCCTGTGGGAATATGAGTTATCCTGACAGCACTCTCAGTTTTGTTAACACTCTGACCACCAGCCCCTCCTGATCGAAAACGATCAATTCGAAGATCAGATTCATTGATCTGAACACGGGTAGATCCATCCCCGAGAATTGGAATAACAGCAACTGCGGCAAAGGAAGTATGCCTTCTCTTTGCGCTGTCAAATGGTGAGATGCGTACTAGACGATGCACTCCTACCTCTGATTTGGCATATCCAAAAGCATTTTCACCATCAACTTTGATTGTTGCACGCTGATAAGCAAGACTTAGCAGAAGTCAGCGGAGCAATAATACATAGCTAACTAGTGCCATGATGGAAATTTAAGAGGAAAACTTCCTAATTCCAGGTTAAATTAGAACCCATGATCATTTATTTCGATCGATAGAACCTATGAAAATTCACAACCCCATTTTAAACACACATTGATGCTATACTTAATGAAGTCTGGTATGCTTCAAGGTCAAACTGAGTTCTCCCGATGGAATGTACTAAAAGTAACACTTGTTTAAATAGCTAGAGAGTGTTCAAGATTCACAAATTTTACTCTTTATACGTCTTAATAGCTACAGAATTTTCaagcaaaagaagaaaatatggTAAGAACCTAGACCTTGATTCCTGCAATCTCACCAGGCATTTCGTCCACAACAGAAACACCATATCCTTTACGTTGAGCCCACAATTTGTACATCTGCATGACCATTGAAGCCCAATCCATGCTCTCAGTACCGCCAGCTCCAGCTTGCACCTATACGGGAAATAACAAGATGGTGAGTATCTATTTTAGAAAACATGATTGTAGAAATCAACAACTTGAGTAGGTTTTTGCTATGACATGTCCTAAGTAAGCTTTCTGGGATTAAGATGTGACAAGGGGAGATAAGTACACAATCAAAGATCAGGTAGAGAAAAGGTTCTCCAAACAAAAAGATACATGTATCAGTAAAACCATGTTTTGACTATTCTAAAAACACGATCCGAGCTTCAGAGGAACTAACCTCTATAAAACAAGAGCAATAATCATGCTCCccagataataaagcttcgagCTCTTTTTCTTTCACGTTCCTTCTAATCCTTAATAGAGCTTTCACTGATTCCTGCAATCAAAAGGACTAATAAAATAGGTAGAAATGTGGAGTGACAATAGAGTTTCTCACAAGATTGATCCAGGATGCAGATACCATAATGAATAGGAGTATCCCAGAATACTCACTTTCTTGAAAGGAAAAGAAATGttttatcatataaaatataacACAAGAAGGTATGTAGAACCTAACTTTCACTTCTTTATACAACTTCTTCCATAGCTATTcctggaagaaaaagaaaacgaaaaatTTCAACTGCTCACAAGTACATTAACCGTCAAACCAAGTAGTCAGTCTTATACAGAAGATGGAGTTGCAAATTCAGcagtttctttatttatttatttattaattctaCCAAGCAGGGATTGAGCTGTTGATACTTGCAAGTCAGATTCAAAACTCTCACATATAATATAGCACAAGTTGTACAGAACATAACCTTACTTTATAGTATAACCATTCCTTACCGATTCCTGGaaggaaaaaacaaacaaaaagcaACTCCTCCTAATTTCACTTTGGTCAAACAAAgcaatcttttattttttattttttagagaagGACCAAGCAATCAGTTTTACCCGGAAGATGAGTTACGATTTcacttatttatttctttatttattataccAAGCAGGAATTGGGCTGTTCGTACTTGCATATTCATCACTAAGAACTAGATTGTTAGTTAAAGTTACAAATAAAGTATTTAAAGAAAGGCCAAATACATAAGCAGGC of the Nicotiana tabacum cultivar K326 chromosome 7, ASM71507v2, whole genome shotgun sequence genome contains:
- the LOC107821694 gene encoding peptide chain release factor PrfB2, chloroplastic isoform X1, translating into MSFLLLKTLGKRSKQLSRIPTRKFSCPFSSLSSNNSSSNNSFSIFNSWYNSFNRRNKGFSSILKGSPKPPFVSTWGVRFLSSEAVVEPTTTDGLTVEGIIAKSWNIIDESENDWKSHASSIAQSIHLIKKRLKWKRLMDRLEVLSAQTNKADLWDDPVHAGKISREHGSLMKKMEDVMAIEQELVEHIDMIKLAREENDPELESESVKALLRIRRNVKEKELEALLSGEHDYCSCFIEVQAGAGGTESMDWASMVMQMYKLWAQRKGYGVSVVDEMPGEIAGIKRATIKVDGENAFGYAKSEVGVHRLVRISPFDSAKRRHTSFAAVAVIPILGDGSTRVQINESDLRIDRFRSGGAGGQSVNKTESAVRITHIPTGITASCQNERSQHLNKASAMAVLQSRLDQLEMARQAQVTAEHTQSLTEISWGNQIRSYVLHPYRMVKDLRTNYEVSDPDSVLEGDIDDFILSFLSTSLDKDEE
- the LOC107821695 gene encoding ribosomal RNA small subunit methyltransferase — protein: MAGGKMRRDKPHRGASAGGSNPHFQGGISFHKSKGQHILKNPLLVDSIVQKAGIKSTDVILEIGPGTGNLTKKLLEAGKSVIAVELDPRMVLELQRRFQGTPLSNRLKVIQGDVLKCDLPYFDICVANIPYQISSPLTFKLLAHRPLFRAAVIMFQREFAMRLVAQPGDTLYCRLSVNTQLLARVSHLLKVGKNNFRPPPKVDSSVVRIEPRKPLAPVNFKEWDGLVRICFNRKNKTIGSIFRQKSVLSLLEKNYRTLQALQLAENVPSEDVEMALDVSALGETFGDLSMDADDEKDDDEMEVDDGDAKRSEFKEKVLAVLKEGKYEDKRSSKLTQADFMHLLSLFNKAGIHFS